A part of Leptospira congkakensis genomic DNA contains:
- a CDS encoding (Fe-S)-binding protein: MDIGRILFHLLFTAFFVVANIVFVRAILYRLGLIFNGRPAFFNEDAKKNLNIGFRLKSFLINVVLQKKNFREPVRGIMHAFVFYGFLVYTIHTTSQMVAGVFGYVMDDPYKFALPEFLLGESANHIYEQAVNYVSILVLTGLGFFAWRRWIKKAKGLDVHSPASAVVISMIATLMVTTLLGNGAKTVAATYFTHAGLIDGAIGSVWESIGVANSSADIVFQIMWWGHIITVFSFMLYVPTSKHAHLIFAPFNYFLATDTPKGQLSKLNLDDENAVWGSNRVEDFPWPNLLDGMSCIECGRCQVECPANRTGKVLNPKAIIVELKHQMLEKMPEVAAARAGKTPEEGAEAVAALETGVINSHEGLSEEALWGCTTCYACVEACPVGNNQVNAIIEMRRHLVLAESKMSPELQKAFTNMENNSNPWGVGAHTRADWADGLGVKVLSEAEDKNVDVLYWVGCAGAFDERNKKISRDFVKIMQKAEVNFGILGTEEGCSGDSARRGGNEYLYQTLAQTNVDTINGYGIKKIVTACPHCYNTIKNEYPQFGGNFEVIHHSEYINQLSKDGKIDVKVADDANTGKYTYHDSCYIGRYNNNYDNPRDVVKKVSGGKIEEAVDHHSKGLCCGAGGAQYWMEEHVDESNPESTRVNSKRTGQLLDTGATTIATACPFCITMITDGVKAAEKIDSVKVKDIAELVAENID; encoded by the coding sequence ATGGATATCGGAAGAATACTCTTTCACCTATTATTCACAGCATTTTTCGTCGTGGCAAACATTGTCTTTGTCCGCGCCATCCTTTATAGGCTCGGATTGATCTTCAATGGTCGTCCTGCTTTCTTCAATGAAGATGCTAAAAAGAACCTAAATATCGGATTCCGTTTAAAGAGTTTTCTGATAAACGTAGTCCTCCAAAAGAAAAACTTTCGTGAACCAGTGCGCGGTATCATGCACGCATTTGTATTCTACGGATTCCTCGTGTATACCATCCACACAACAAGCCAAATGGTTGCTGGTGTGTTTGGTTATGTAATGGATGACCCTTACAAATTTGCTCTTCCTGAATTTCTTTTGGGTGAATCTGCAAACCATATTTATGAACAAGCAGTAAACTATGTTTCCATTCTTGTATTAACCGGTCTTGGATTCTTTGCTTGGAGACGTTGGATCAAAAAAGCAAAAGGTCTTGATGTTCACTCTCCTGCTTCTGCAGTTGTGATCAGTATGATCGCTACTCTTATGGTAACCACCTTACTTGGGAATGGTGCTAAAACAGTTGCGGCAACTTATTTCACTCATGCCGGTCTCATTGATGGAGCTATCGGATCCGTTTGGGAATCCATTGGTGTTGCGAACTCTTCTGCCGACATCGTTTTCCAAATTATGTGGTGGGGACATATCATCACTGTGTTCTCGTTTATGTTGTACGTTCCTACATCAAAACACGCTCACTTAATTTTTGCTCCGTTTAACTACTTTCTTGCGACAGACACTCCTAAAGGCCAATTATCAAAACTCAATTTAGATGATGAAAATGCCGTTTGGGGATCGAACCGCGTAGAAGACTTTCCTTGGCCAAACCTACTCGATGGTATGTCTTGTATTGAATGTGGTCGTTGCCAAGTAGAATGCCCAGCAAACAGAACAGGAAAAGTTTTAAATCCTAAGGCTATCATTGTAGAACTCAAACACCAAATGTTAGAGAAGATGCCAGAAGTTGCGGCTGCTCGTGCAGGCAAAACTCCTGAGGAAGGTGCAGAGGCAGTTGCTGCTTTAGAAACCGGAGTCATCAACTCACATGAAGGTTTAAGTGAAGAAGCACTTTGGGGATGTACTACTTGTTATGCGTGCGTTGAAGCATGCCCTGTTGGAAACAACCAAGTAAACGCCATCATTGAAATGCGCCGTCACTTAGTTCTTGCCGAATCAAAAATGAGTCCAGAACTACAAAAAGCCTTCACAAACATGGAAAACAATTCAAATCCATGGGGTGTGGGAGCTCATACAAGAGCTGATTGGGCTGATGGACTTGGTGTTAAGGTTCTTTCAGAAGCAGAAGACAAAAACGTGGACGTACTCTACTGGGTAGGTTGTGCGGGTGCTTTTGATGAAAGAAACAAAAAGATCTCTCGTGACTTTGTTAAAATCATGCAAAAGGCTGAAGTAAACTTTGGAATACTTGGAACCGAAGAAGGTTGTTCTGGAGATTCGGCTCGCCGCGGTGGTAACGAATACCTATACCAAACTCTAGCGCAAACGAACGTAGACACAATCAACGGTTACGGAATTAAAAAAATCGTTACTGCTTGTCCACACTGCTACAACACAATCAAAAACGAATATCCACAATTTGGTGGAAACTTCGAAGTCATCCACCATTCGGAATACATCAACCAACTCTCTAAAGATGGTAAAATTGATGTGAAAGTGGCTGATGATGCAAACACTGGAAAATATACTTACCACGACTCTTGTTACATAGGTCGTTATAACAACAATTACGACAACCCTCGTGATGTTGTGAAAAAAGTATCCGGTGGTAAAATCGAAGAAGCAGTCGACCATCACTCCAAAGGACTTTGTTGTGGTGCGGGTGGTGCGCAGTACTGGATGGAAGAACATGTGGATGAATCCAACCCAGAAAGTACACGTGTGAATAGCAAACGTACTGGACAACTTCTGGATACGGGAGCCACTACCATCGCAACTGCTTGTCCATTCTGTATCACAATGATTACAGATGGTGTCAAAGCGGCAGAAAAAATTGATTCTGTAAAAGTAAAAGACATTGCAGAATTAGTTGCCGAAAACATCGACTAA
- a CDS encoding GGDEF domain-containing protein: MFRKMFLRIYHPTFTSTNISDIGSSLQIFSVMTAVTSIVSLLFVDSLVRTKEASFWIAFFRISSLAICFFVYLFGKKRVRLFQRHIYGITSLVLIALILLYIPMMVYDKPNHAYYLFGSAIVIASASILLWIEPFRILLLSTLYIAVFIPLHLNVSRIQGFDRFIFYQDVLIVFFLLVFGFVANLLINYWRFEEYRVKARLRITVGKLLRINQKIEDLSRVDSMTELFNRRHLLEQFDLYKKRSNREGFIIGLVILDLDRLKLINDKYGHKQGDLAIQAFAKTVKSRTRITDIAARIGGDEFCLLVSPIDKEGLEILTESIREKLERLLIPIHNQPGESLTLTVSIGATLFRPEDDPSFDELYHKIDTALYTSKNEGRNRITLIES; the protein is encoded by the coding sequence GTGTTTCGTAAAATGTTTTTACGAATCTACCACCCTACCTTCACCTCCACAAATATTTCCGATATAGGTTCCTCGTTGCAGATTTTTAGTGTCATGACTGCGGTTACCTCTATTGTTTCTTTACTTTTTGTCGATTCACTCGTTCGTACAAAGGAAGCTAGTTTCTGGATTGCTTTCTTTCGAATCTCTTCCTTAGCCATTTGTTTCTTTGTTTACCTTTTTGGAAAAAAAAGAGTTCGGCTATTCCAAAGGCATATCTATGGGATCACAAGTTTGGTTCTCATTGCTCTTATTTTGCTTTATATCCCCATGATGGTGTATGATAAACCCAATCATGCTTATTATCTTTTTGGTTCGGCTATCGTCATTGCGAGTGCCTCTATCCTTTTGTGGATTGAACCCTTTCGAATTTTATTACTTTCCACTTTGTACATTGCCGTTTTTATCCCTTTACACTTAAACGTTTCCCGTATCCAAGGGTTTGATCGTTTTATCTTTTACCAAGACGTTCTGATTGTTTTCTTTTTACTTGTTTTTGGATTTGTCGCGAACCTGCTCATCAACTACTGGCGGTTTGAAGAGTACAGAGTCAAAGCTAGATTACGAATCACTGTTGGTAAATTACTTCGGATCAATCAAAAGATAGAGGATCTATCTAGGGTTGATTCAATGACCGAACTTTTTAATAGAAGGCATTTATTAGAACAATTTGATCTCTATAAAAAAAGATCCAACCGCGAAGGATTCATCATTGGACTAGTGATTTTGGATTTGGACAGATTAAAACTCATCAATGACAAATATGGTCACAAACAAGGAGACCTTGCCATCCAAGCCTTTGCCAAAACAGTTAAGTCTAGGACAAGGATCACTGACATTGCAGCAAGGATTGGTGGTGATGAGTTTTGTTTACTTGTTTCTCCTATCGACAAAGAAGGATTAGAAATCCTGACGGAGTCCATCCGTGAAAAATTAGAACGTCTTCTGATCCCCATCCACAACCAACCAGGGGAATCTTTGACCCTAACTGTCTCCATTGGAGCCACACTATTCCGTCCCGAAGACGATCCTAGCTTTGACGAACTCTACCACAAAATTGATACGGCCCTTTATACCTCAAAAAATGAGGGCAGAAACCGGATCACTCTCATCGAATCTTAA
- a CDS encoding KamA family radical SAM protein — MLVQSSLSEVLRAREELYSRTNWTDHTSQLQNRIKGEDLSRYFVLTESEEIGIRETIRLHVSTTPYYLSLSSPNDPNCPIRRMIVPRSEEAVLSSEESADPLEEERLSPVRGLTHMYPNRVLLFSNHSCSVYCRHCMRGRKVSSNEERMEKGDLEKAFEYIRNHPEVEDVVISGGDPLNLADSRVEWILSELNSIPHVKICRLGTRNPVTLPFRITESLCKIIEKYNNEHLSIFCNTQFNHPIECTKESKEAILQLLKAGVSVGNQSVLLKGINDEEETMLTLHKKLLEMRVRAYYLYDPELIPGSRGFRTPLARGIEIVEYMRGKIGGMGIPQFVNDLPGGGGKITIAPNWYLGYIPKTRQHVFRSAVTKKIHLSFEPVDSNKESYYPILSDSDLEKLGL; from the coding sequence ATGCTCGTGCAAAGCAGTTTATCAGAAGTTCTTCGGGCGCGTGAAGAGTTGTATTCCCGAACAAATTGGACGGATCATACCTCGCAGCTGCAAAACCGAATCAAAGGAGAAGACCTTTCTCGGTATTTTGTGCTGACAGAATCGGAAGAAATTGGAATCCGAGAAACCATTCGTTTGCATGTTTCTACTACCCCTTATTATCTTTCCTTGTCCAGTCCGAATGATCCCAATTGTCCCATCCGAAGGATGATTGTTCCAAGATCCGAGGAAGCTGTACTTTCCTCAGAAGAAAGTGCTGATCCTTTGGAGGAAGAACGACTAAGTCCTGTTCGTGGGCTCACTCATATGTATCCGAACCGGGTCTTATTATTTTCCAACCATTCTTGTAGTGTGTACTGCCGCCATTGTATGCGCGGTCGAAAGGTTTCTTCCAATGAGGAAAGAATGGAAAAAGGGGATTTAGAAAAGGCATTCGAATACATCCGAAACCATCCAGAAGTGGAAGATGTTGTGATTAGCGGGGGTGATCCCTTAAATTTAGCCGATTCTCGAGTGGAATGGATTTTGTCGGAACTAAACTCCATTCCTCATGTAAAAATCTGTAGGTTAGGCACAAGAAATCCTGTTACTTTGCCTTTCCGGATCACAGAGTCACTTTGCAAAATCATTGAAAAATATAACAACGAGCACCTATCTATTTTTTGTAATACTCAGTTCAACCATCCTATTGAATGTACAAAGGAATCCAAAGAAGCCATTCTTCAGTTGCTAAAGGCAGGTGTATCCGTCGGAAACCAGTCTGTTCTTTTAAAAGGGATTAACGATGAGGAAGAGACCATGCTCACTCTTCATAAAAAACTTTTAGAGATGCGAGTCCGCGCTTACTATCTTTATGACCCGGAGCTCATCCCTGGATCTAGAGGTTTTCGCACTCCACTTGCCCGTGGGATAGAAATTGTAGAATATATGCGTGGCAAAATTGGTGGGATGGGAATTCCGCAATTTGTGAACGACCTTCCTGGCGGCGGTGGAAAAATCACCATTGCACCTAACTGGTATTTGGGTTATATTCCTAAAACTCGCCAACATGTTTTCCGTTCGGCGGTCACAAAAAAAATCCATCTTTCCTTCGAACCGGTAGATTCCAACAAAGAATCTTATTATCCTATATTAAGCGATTCTGATTTGGAAAAACTAGGATTATGA
- a CDS encoding GerMN domain-containing protein, protein MAVLPQIQEDKWKSLRYLLGGIFLVLVLIEKSMGFDPKAAGNLFPKQGFRNIGKTQEKTKFAEPTDPFSKETWEDDLNWEEEVLTQTFPDAEPKQKSRTKLVDDTIPEITLPEDRFPGAGKRLQADAGFLPVYFLKFYGTGKNSQSQLVKLSREFPGGDPIPFLFQELTKGPNAEEKGKGVLSALSKKVRMEPNYRLEDGILHISVSEDISYGGSMEILKDRLDQISFTMVGNFGIKGVILYSNGERIRTLGSDGLSIPEILAKSQRKVIIF, encoded by the coding sequence GTGGCGGTACTTCCCCAAATCCAAGAAGATAAATGGAAATCTTTACGCTATTTGCTTGGCGGAATTTTCCTTGTACTGGTCCTCATTGAAAAATCGATGGGGTTTGATCCAAAAGCCGCTGGAAATTTATTTCCCAAACAAGGGTTTCGTAACATCGGCAAAACCCAAGAAAAAACAAAATTTGCGGAACCAACGGATCCTTTTAGCAAAGAAACCTGGGAAGATGATTTAAACTGGGAAGAAGAAGTCCTCACGCAAACCTTTCCAGATGCAGAACCAAAACAAAAATCACGCACAAAACTCGTGGATGATACCATTCCTGAAATCACTCTTCCGGAAGATCGATTCCCTGGTGCCGGCAAACGCCTGCAAGCGGATGCTGGTTTTCTACCTGTTTACTTTTTAAAATTTTATGGCACTGGTAAAAATAGCCAGTCCCAACTCGTAAAACTTTCCCGTGAATTTCCAGGTGGAGATCCCATTCCCTTTTTATTCCAAGAACTCACCAAAGGTCCAAATGCGGAAGAAAAAGGAAAAGGTGTTTTATCGGCACTCTCCAAAAAGGTTCGAATGGAACCTAACTATCGATTGGAAGACGGAATCCTGCATATTTCCGTATCGGAAGACATTAGCTACGGCGGAAGTATGGAGATCCTAAAAGATAGGTTGGACCAGATCTCTTTTACAATGGTTGGTAATTTTGGAATTAAAGGGGTCATTCTTTATTCCAATGGAGAAAGGATCCGCACGTTAGGAAGTGATGGATTGTCCATTCCGGAAATACTCGCAAAATCTCAGAGAAAGGTAATCATTTTCTGA
- a CDS encoding iron-containing redox enzyme family protein, whose translation MNIVETLKKDVETHPVLRSQWLLERNISMSFNDLILWLSQEYFVSIGFVDWFLKVAAKTRDQNAKIILVENIWGELGEGKIEDTHVSILIEFLTKLNFDFTNHHLLPETKTYLDKMESIIEKGFFYGLGALGPANEYLLKLEYSQIARAYQKLKSEMALPEGKFFQVNLDADEGHSQKMFELIEETAKSEEAQKQVIEGNLLALVAREDFYTGLSRLDKERVLT comes from the coding sequence ATGAACATCGTCGAAACTTTAAAAAAGGATGTGGAAACCCATCCAGTCCTTAGATCGCAATGGTTATTAGAACGAAATATTTCAATGAGTTTTAATGACTTAATTTTATGGCTAAGCCAAGAATACTTTGTATCAATTGGTTTTGTGGATTGGTTTTTGAAAGTGGCTGCCAAGACCCGGGACCAAAATGCAAAGATCATTCTTGTCGAAAATATTTGGGGAGAACTGGGAGAAGGTAAAATAGAAGACACTCATGTTTCGATTTTAATCGAATTTTTAACAAAGTTAAACTTTGATTTTACAAATCATCATTTGTTACCCGAAACAAAAACCTATTTGGATAAAATGGAATCCATCATTGAAAAAGGATTCTTCTATGGACTCGGAGCATTAGGGCCTGCCAACGAATACCTTCTCAAATTAGAATATTCACAAATTGCGCGCGCTTACCAAAAACTAAAATCGGAAATGGCACTGCCCGAAGGTAAATTTTTTCAAGTGAACCTAGACGCTGACGAAGGCCATAGCCAAAAAATGTTTGAACTCATTGAAGAAACTGCCAAATCGGAGGAAGCTCAAAAACAAGTGATCGAAGGGAATTTACTGGCACTTGTTGCTCGGGAAGATTTTTACACTGGGCTTTCTCGTTTGGATAAGGAGCGAGTTTTAACTTAG
- a CDS encoding DCC1-like thiol-disulfide oxidoreductase family protein: MQTKNSVLVYDGNCGFCTRLAKSIREKTKDQIAIVSFHQLTDTELQSIHKQLNKDLCAGEVQLIESGNRYPGFFAVRQLFWKMDKYKYFSFLLYLPLVPFLGMATMYLLKRFRTKLS, translated from the coding sequence ATGCAAACTAAAAATTCAGTATTAGTTTATGATGGAAACTGTGGGTTTTGCACTCGCCTTGCCAAATCCATTCGTGAAAAAACAAAGGATCAAATTGCCATTGTCTCCTTCCACCAACTAACAGACACCGAACTTCAGTCCATCCACAAACAACTAAACAAAGATCTTTGTGCAGGAGAAGTCCAACTCATCGAATCTGGAAATCGGTATCCTGGATTTTTTGCGGTAAGGCAACTATTTTGGAAAATGGACAAATACAAATACTTTAGTTTTCTTTTGTATTTGCCGCTAGTTCCGTTTCTCGGAATGGCAACGATGTATCTCTTGAAGCGGTTCCGAACAAAACTAAGTTAA
- a CDS encoding D-alanine--D-alanine ligase family protein codes for MKRTVILACDVYDPKTPELCQEWESDETIQNMEKTIQDLGYDVAVLSNPSEIASVLSGIPVTERTHWMVWNLVEGYHSQSREAYIPALCEYLAVPHTGSSAAVQTLTLDKYKTKVFLKSFGIPTADFWLVEDPKEKLIANFPLFVKPNGEGSSLGIGEKNLIKTSADWEEVVPALVEKYNTVLVESYLSGRELTIGVLGNKGNYEATIPAFVDYPGPVYSDLVKSKESFVESLDFKVPEGLANSLQTYAIQIANLLGSSGYLRIDFKLEKNLPYLLEVNATPGFSSIYSTLPLLWEKMGKTYSELLNHCLDLGFSEYQHHYRYQYAKDRNL; via the coding sequence ATGAAACGCACCGTCATTCTCGCTTGTGATGTATATGACCCCAAAACCCCTGAACTTTGTCAGGAATGGGAATCTGACGAAACCATTCAGAATATGGAAAAAACCATCCAGGATTTAGGTTATGATGTGGCAGTTCTATCAAACCCCTCCGAGATTGCCTCTGTTCTAAGTGGGATTCCTGTAACAGAAAGAACCCATTGGATGGTTTGGAATTTGGTAGAAGGATACCATTCACAAAGTCGCGAGGCTTATATACCGGCGTTATGCGAATATTTAGCCGTTCCTCATACTGGTAGTTCTGCTGCAGTCCAAACCCTCACTTTGGATAAATACAAAACCAAGGTTTTTTTAAAATCCTTCGGGATTCCAACGGCAGATTTCTGGTTAGTGGAAGATCCAAAGGAGAAACTGATCGCAAATTTTCCATTATTTGTAAAACCCAATGGCGAAGGTTCCAGTCTCGGGATTGGAGAAAAAAACCTCATCAAAACATCCGCAGACTGGGAAGAGGTTGTACCGGCTCTTGTGGAAAAATACAATACGGTCCTAGTCGAATCCTATCTCTCGGGAAGGGAACTCACGATTGGAGTTCTTGGAAACAAGGGAAATTACGAAGCCACAATACCGGCGTTTGTTGACTATCCGGGACCAGTCTACAGCGACCTTGTCAAATCAAAGGAAAGTTTTGTAGAATCCTTGGATTTTAAAGTACCAGAAGGACTTGCTAACTCTCTTCAGACTTATGCCATTCAGATTGCGAATTTACTCGGAAGTTCTGGATACCTTCGCATCGATTTTAAATTAGAAAAAAACTTACCCTATCTACTCGAAGTGAATGCTACTCCCGGGTTTTCTTCCATTTATTCCACCTTGCCCTTGTTATGGGAAAAAATGGGAAAAACATACTCGGAACTTCTAAACCATTGTTTAGATCTGGGATTTTCCGAATACCAACATCATTATCGTTATCAATATGCAAAGGATAGAAACCTATGA
- a CDS encoding HAD family hydrolase, which yields MVAFDVDGTLFSSESIIFKTYVQAIEEFAAKTGKIASLPTHDQIMNEIGKPVRTIFANLLPSLPEVERDGISGRVLDLLCDSIRSGGGDFYAGVGSTIHYLKEKGYTITCASNGRKAYIETVLDTAGVLQYFEPIVVINQDTIHTKGEILAEYVRKYNLEPTSIAMIGDRYSDWEAAKENGCPFGFCTYGHGLPGEIPDFYWKFDDLPTLKEFF from the coding sequence ATGGTCGCCTTCGATGTCGATGGGACCTTATTTTCCTCAGAATCCATAATCTTTAAGACGTACGTGCAGGCAATCGAAGAGTTTGCTGCCAAGACGGGAAAAATCGCGTCCTTACCGACCCATGACCAGATTATGAATGAGATTGGAAAACCAGTGCGAACCATTTTTGCCAATCTTCTCCCTAGTTTGCCAGAAGTAGAAAGAGATGGAATTTCTGGAAGGGTTCTAGACCTTCTCTGTGATTCCATTCGGAGCGGCGGAGGGGATTTTTATGCAGGTGTTGGATCTACCATTCACTACCTTAAAGAAAAAGGTTATACCATCACTTGTGCTTCCAATGGAAGAAAAGCCTATATTGAAACTGTTTTAGACACAGCTGGTGTTTTGCAATACTTTGAACCAATCGTTGTCATCAACCAAGACACCATCCATACCAAGGGTGAAATTCTTGCTGAGTATGTTCGCAAATACAATTTAGAACCAACATCCATTGCTATGATCGGAGACAGATATAGCGATTGGGAAGCAGCCAAAGAAAACGGTTGCCCCTTTGGATTTTGCACCTATGGGCATGGACTTCCGGGTGAAATTCCAGATTTTTACTGGAAATTCGACGATTTACCGACTTTAAAAGAGTTTTTTTAA
- a CDS encoding acetylglutamate kinase, which yields MNSKDVLSRVFEITRDPRDGLLFLKEFQSLSPESFAILYADSETIFNSSEALFSDLKLLYQLDLFPFVVLEVDSFQYLKVFFPLEQMNADGERSLGFSYQVVDRNQSLKEEVTNSIRQKKIPILLWDDESEKLSALLDRCRSILHSSKVIYVSIDGPLKDPNTSKVKSILQSDSRLSLPEGMTLSRSQDEFIQLSEDLLSKIEDPKFSIVLTSPFTLLTELFTVKGSGTLVKRKNKIKVCHSTDDVDMTRVFQLIEESFGKPLKPEFYKTKFDVLFLEESYRACAWMQKTEHGYLLSKFAVNGVARGAGVGRDIWDQILEHCRPLFWRSKPDNNINKWYMSVAQGIEKDESWYYYWLGLDQSLIPATIQTLKSQPEDFFPK from the coding sequence ATGAATTCCAAAGACGTACTCAGCAGAGTCTTTGAAATCACAAGAGATCCAAGAGATGGACTTCTTTTCTTAAAAGAATTCCAATCTTTATCTCCCGAATCGTTTGCGATTCTGTATGCAGATTCAGAAACTATTTTTAATAGCTCTGAGGCTCTTTTTTCAGATCTAAAACTCCTCTACCAACTCGATCTTTTTCCCTTTGTTGTTTTAGAAGTGGACAGCTTTCAATATTTGAAGGTTTTTTTCCCACTCGAACAAATGAATGCAGATGGGGAAAGAAGCCTTGGTTTTTCCTACCAAGTAGTGGATCGAAACCAATCTCTAAAGGAAGAAGTAACAAATAGCATTCGTCAAAAAAAAATTCCCATCTTACTTTGGGATGATGAATCTGAAAAACTTTCAGCACTTTTGGATCGTTGTCGTTCCATCCTTCATTCTTCAAAAGTAATTTATGTATCCATTGATGGGCCATTGAAAGACCCAAATACGAGTAAGGTAAAATCCATCTTACAAAGTGATTCTAGGTTATCCTTACCAGAAGGTATGACTTTATCCAGATCGCAGGATGAATTCATCCAACTTTCTGAGGATCTTTTGTCCAAGATTGAAGATCCAAAATTTAGTATTGTTCTCACTTCCCCATTCACGTTGCTTACTGAACTTTTTACCGTGAAGGGAAGCGGAACACTTGTTAAGCGAAAAAACAAAATCAAAGTATGCCATTCCACAGATGATGTTGATATGACAAGAGTTTTTCAACTCATTGAAGAATCTTTTGGGAAACCGTTAAAACCAGAGTTTTATAAAACAAAATTTGATGTTTTATTTTTAGAAGAATCTTACCGGGCCTGCGCTTGGATGCAAAAAACAGAACATGGATATTTACTTTCTAAATTTGCTGTCAATGGGGTTGCTCGTGGAGCGGGTGTCGGTCGAGACATTTGGGACCAAATTTTAGAACATTGCCGACCTCTATTTTGGAGGAGTAAACCAGACAATAATATCAATAAATGGTATATGTCGGTCGCCCAAGGGATTGAAAAGGATGAAAGTTGGTATTATTATTGGTTGGGACTCGACCAGTCACTCATTCCTGCGACAATCCAAACTTTGAAATCACAACCGGAAGATTTTTTTCCCAAGTAA
- the mqnC gene encoding cyclic dehypoxanthinyl futalosine synthase, whose translation MNLDSFSFSPNTPSDAILLRAAEGKRISPEEALILYKEGDFLKIQMVARYLREKIRPHTQASYTMFRVVNYTNYCNVECSFCSFMDEIGNGKGYVLSKKEILQKMDYAVEEGADQMFLQGGVYPNLPFEYYLDVIRSVKAKYPKMHIRAFSPVEVINLETITGKPLREVLLILKEAGLDSVPGAGAEILTERMRQIISPKKATVSEWVRAMETCHEVGLLGSANVVFGSEETEEEVIEHLSVVRDLQDRTGGFLSFIPWTFQPQTKRFKVRPVPTHEYLKVLGICRIFLDNIKHIETSVMVLGKGVGQLALYSGADDISSVVIEENVLRSFGLKTEKEARKFLTEGGFQPVRRNLLYEEEYDCNQVGADSN comes from the coding sequence ATGAACTTAGACTCGTTTTCATTTAGCCCGAATACCCCCAGTGATGCCATCCTTTTGCGTGCGGCAGAGGGCAAACGCATCTCTCCAGAGGAAGCCCTCATCCTTTACAAAGAAGGTGATTTTTTAAAGATCCAAATGGTGGCTCGCTACTTACGAGAAAAAATAAGGCCCCATACCCAGGCCAGTTACACAATGTTCCGGGTTGTGAACTATACAAATTATTGTAATGTTGAGTGTAGTTTCTGTTCCTTTATGGATGAGATTGGAAACGGAAAAGGATATGTCCTTTCGAAAAAAGAAATTTTGCAGAAAATGGATTACGCTGTGGAGGAAGGAGCGGACCAAATGTTCCTCCAGGGGGGAGTGTATCCAAACCTTCCTTTTGAATATTATTTAGATGTGATTCGCTCTGTAAAAGCAAAATATCCGAAGATGCATATCCGTGCTTTTTCGCCAGTGGAAGTGATCAATTTAGAAACAATCACTGGAAAGCCATTACGAGAAGTATTACTGATTTTAAAAGAAGCAGGCCTTGATTCCGTCCCTGGTGCTGGGGCCGAAATTCTCACGGAAAGAATGCGCCAAATCATCTCTCCGAAAAAAGCCACTGTATCCGAATGGGTACGAGCTATGGAAACCTGCCACGAAGTGGGACTTCTTGGATCGGCAAACGTAGTTTTTGGTTCGGAAGAAACTGAAGAAGAAGTAATCGAACATTTAAGTGTCGTTCGGGACCTCCAAGACCGCACGGGTGGATTTTTATCTTTTATTCCTTGGACTTTCCAACCGCAAACAAAACGTTTTAAAGTGAGACCAGTTCCCACACATGAATACCTAAAGGTTCTCGGAATCTGCAGGATCTTCCTGGATAATATCAAACATATTGAAACTTCTGTGATGGTTTTAGGAAAAGGTGTGGGGCAACTGGCTCTTTATTCCGGTGCTGATGATATTTCTTCCGTTGTGATTGAAGAAAATGTCCTTCGTTCCTTTGGATTGAAAACAGAAAAGGAAGCACGAAAATTTTTGACGGAAGGTGGGTTCCAACCGGTTCGCAGAAATTTACTCTACGAAGAAGAATATGACTGCAACCAGGTGGGAGCAGATTCCAACTAG